One stretch of Scyliorhinus canicula chromosome 7, sScyCan1.1, whole genome shotgun sequence DNA includes these proteins:
- the nudt19 gene encoding nucleoside diphosphate-linked moiety X motif 19 isoform X1, with protein sequence MNRDLRYWKEAATVILAAGVRNNLVNTSATSTQTCRPPLSVPKRERTLTYSRLETALFDYAVLMLQRSSKSSFMPHAQVFPGGTVDPSDFSNEWIQMFQPFCEPPNFKIGAVRQPAKRPPIFAMDRRKLGSEIPGEVAFRICAIRETFEESGILLVKPNAPDKYLKSQEAIQYDQKELAIWRPLLQKNAENFMKLCRELDCIPNIWALKEWSNWLTPTFVKGKRFDAVFFICCLQEIPFTLHDGRETIQHNWMSPLDFIEGYNSGKFYVPTPQWYELGRLCRLPHLQELQQFSQDRASDGCERWFPIRLVASDGSAILYPGDELYPEDPDYTGEREMDISSSKTLEQLRLEVTRLHRIELRDQHNTALYVNIEPPYKHVHPLMIKAQL encoded by the coding sequence ATGAATAGGGACTTAAGATATTGGAAGGAAGCAGCAACTGTGATCTTGGCTGCAGGTGTTCGAAATAACCTTGTGAATACAAGTGCCACCAGTACACAAACCTGTCGGCCTCCACTTTCGGTGCCTAAACGAGAGAGAACTTTGACTTATTCAAGGTTGGAGACAGCTTTGTTTGATTATGCCGTGCTTATGTTACAGCGGAGTTCAAAGAGCAGCTTCATGCCTCACGCTCAGGTATTCCCAGGTGGTACAGTCGACCCTTCTGACTTTTCCAATGAGTGGATCCAGATGTTCCAGCCATTTTGTGAGCCACCCAACTTTAAAATAGGTGCGGTCAGGCAACCTGCGAAGAGACCTCCAATTTTTGCAATGGACCGGAGAAAGTTGGGATCTGAAATCCCTGGAGAGGTAGCTTTCCGTATTTGTGCTATTCGAGAAACCTTTGAAGAATCAGGGATTCTACTTGTCAAACCAAATGCCcctgataaatatttgaaaagtcaAGAGGCCATACAGTATGATCAAAAAGAACTTGCAATTTGGAGACCACTTCTACAGAAAAATGCAGAAAATTTTATGAAACTGTGCAGAGAGCTAGACTGTATACCAAATATCTGGGCATTGAAGGAGTGGAGTAATTGGCTAACCCCCACTTTCGTGAAGGGAAAGAGGTTTGATGCTGTGTTCTTCATTTGTTGTTTGCAAGAGATTCCTTTTACATTGCATGATGGCCGTGAAACCATCCAGCACAACTGGATGTCCCCTCTTGATTTTATTGAGGGCTACAATTCAGGGAAATTCTATGTCCCTACCCCGCAGTGGTATGAGCTGGGCAGGCTCTGCCGATTACCCCATCTCCAAGAACTGCAGCAATTCAGCCAAGATCGTGCTTCGGATGGCTGCGAGCGATGGTTTCCAATTCGTCTAGTTGCTTCTGATGGCTCCGCAATTCTGTACCCTGGGGATGAACTTTATCCAGAGGATCCAGATTACACAGGGGAAAGGGAGATGGACATCAGTTCCTCGAAAACTCTGGAACAATTGCGGCTGGAGGTTACCAGGCTGCACCGAATAGAATTGAGAGATCAGCATAATACTGCGCTGTATGTAAATATTGAGCCTCCATACAAAC